The DNA sequence TTGACCTGTGCTAACTACATTTATACAATAGTATAAATATTTTTAGTAATTTCATATTATTTGGTACCGGTCAATTTTTAACATTTATAATATAATAGATATTTGAGACATAACGATAGAAAATTCGATCTCTACCGATCTTTAAGTAAAAGTACGCTATTGACACCTATCCTTTTAGAGACAAAGATTAAATATGGTAAATTATTGATTGATCGATTATATGCTTGATTCAGCCATTGAATGGTTAATAGTCATCGTTGCGATTCTAGTTCTTTTTGGAAGTGCAAAGAAGGTTCCAGAACTGGCAAAGAATATAGGCAGAGCTACAGGAGAATTCAAGAGGGGCCAGATGGAGGTCGAAGAAGAGATAAGAAAGGCCATGTACTCCAAAACACCATCAGCCCAGTCTAATCCAGCCAATGGGGTAGATTACATCGCCGTGGCAAAAACCATGGGTATAGATACTGAGGGCAAGAGCACAGAGGAGCTCAAGGCAGAGATACAGGAAAAACTCCAGCATGCCCAGTGAATTGTTGGATATAATACAGAAAAACATCGACGAGTTGCGAGTTAGAGCTGTACGAGCCCTTATAGCCTTTTTCGTTTTTTTCCTCATATTCTTTACGTTTAAGGTGGAATATTATCGCATCCTAGGCATGCGAATTCCACTCCTTTATCCTGATCCATACGATAATGCGGGAGCACAGTTTCTGAAACTTTCTGAATATCATGTTCTTCCCAAGAACGTTGAACTCATTGCACTTAAGCCAACTGACGCAATGGTGGCCGATATTTACAGCGTCATGTTTCTAGCCCTGCTGTTCAGCATGCCCTTTATAGTCATAGAGATTGGGAAATTTGTAGCACCTGGTCTCAAGAGGAGGGAGCTGCAGGCCATCAA is a window from the Thermoplasma sp. Kam2015 genome containing:
- a CDS encoding twin-arginine translocase TatA/TatE family subunit, whose translation is MLDSAIEWLIVIVAILVLFGSAKKVPELAKNIGRATGEFKRGQMEVEEEIRKAMYSKTPSAQSNPANGVDYIAVAKTMGIDTEGKSTEELKAEIQEKLQHAQ